A single window of Archangium gephyra DNA harbors:
- a CDS encoding DUF4097 family beta strand repeat-containing protein — protein sequence MNLALLLLLAATPAPQSWQFETDGSPKVSVSNVNGSIQVDAVNGKTVSVEVTQKGGEAERAQFPIEVKQDGDEVTVRMCCGTCAKKMSHCNNPPEAHFVVKVPRDSSLEASSVNAPVKVSGVTGEQEVSVVSGDVSVKGSRGSLEVAAVSGNVELVPEALGDTEVSTVSGNVTLKLPKGAGANVEFSSVGGSFNGRGVSLGSTHQKYGNGEHDVEVSTVGGALNVQADGESK from the coding sequence GTGAATCTCGCCCTTCTGCTGCTCCTTGCCGCCACGCCCGCCCCGCAGTCCTGGCAGTTCGAGACGGATGGCTCGCCCAAGGTGAGCGTCTCCAACGTCAACGGCTCCATCCAGGTGGACGCCGTGAACGGGAAGACCGTCTCGGTCGAGGTGACGCAGAAGGGCGGAGAGGCCGAGCGCGCCCAGTTCCCCATCGAGGTGAAGCAGGACGGGGACGAGGTGACGGTGCGGATGTGCTGCGGCACCTGCGCGAAGAAGATGTCCCACTGCAACAACCCGCCGGAGGCGCACTTCGTCGTGAAGGTGCCGCGCGACTCCTCGCTGGAGGCGAGCTCCGTGAACGCGCCGGTGAAGGTGTCCGGCGTGACGGGTGAGCAGGAGGTGTCGGTGGTGAGCGGTGACGTGTCGGTGAAGGGCTCTCGGGGTTCGCTCGAGGTGGCCGCGGTGAGCGGCAACGTGGAGCTGGTGCCCGAGGCGCTCGGGGACACCGAGGTGAGCACCGTGTCCGGCAACGTGACGCTCAAGCTGCCCAAGGGCGCGGGCGCCAACGTGGAGTTCTCCTCGGTGGGCGGCAGCTTCAACGGGCGCGGCGTGAGCCTGGGCTCCACCCACCAGAAGTACGGCAACGGCGAGCACGACGTCGAGGTGAGCACCGTGGGCGGAGCGCTCAACGTGCAAGCCGACGGGGAATCGAAGTAA
- a CDS encoding quinone-dependent dihydroorotate dehydrogenase — MYRLARALLFLFSAERAHRLGMTLLRWLGHLSGTCRGMRARTLAAVTYDASVKVAGLEFAHPVALAAGLDKEAEAVDGLLALGFAAVEVGTLTPRPQPGNPKPRLFRIPEHRALINRMGFNNHGAANAAEHLRARTWHTAPVGVNIGKNKDTPLEQAVDDYVACVDTLAPLGDYVVINASSPNTPGLRKLQEPEQLTALLRAVKARLEQVSPGKPLFLKIAPDLTPEAVDEVVDVVRACGLAGIIATNTTIARPFEHLVAKEAGGLSGAPAREPANAVIRRAYARSGGALPIIGVGGVFTAEDVYEKLRAGASVVQVYTGFIYEGPGMVRRLLEGLGPLLARDGFRSVREAIGADHRVSPPAALPQREPVRPQA; from the coding sequence ATGTACCGCCTTGCCCGTGCCCTCCTCTTCCTCTTCTCCGCCGAGCGCGCCCACCGCCTGGGCATGACCCTGCTGCGCTGGCTCGGGCACCTGTCTGGAACGTGCCGTGGCATGCGCGCGCGGACACTCGCCGCCGTCACCTATGACGCCTCGGTGAAGGTGGCGGGCCTGGAGTTCGCCCACCCGGTGGCGCTCGCGGCGGGGCTCGACAAGGAGGCCGAGGCGGTGGACGGGCTGCTGGCGCTCGGCTTCGCCGCCGTGGAGGTGGGCACGCTCACCCCGAGGCCCCAGCCGGGCAACCCGAAGCCCCGGCTGTTCCGCATCCCCGAGCACCGTGCGCTCATCAACCGGATGGGCTTCAACAACCACGGGGCCGCCAACGCCGCCGAGCACCTCCGGGCACGCACCTGGCACACCGCTCCGGTGGGCGTGAACATCGGCAAGAACAAGGACACGCCGCTGGAGCAGGCGGTGGACGACTACGTGGCGTGCGTGGACACGCTGGCCCCGCTCGGGGACTACGTGGTGATCAACGCCAGCTCGCCCAACACTCCGGGCCTGCGTAAGCTGCAGGAGCCCGAGCAGCTCACCGCGCTCCTGCGGGCGGTGAAGGCGCGGCTGGAGCAGGTGTCTCCGGGCAAGCCGCTGTTCCTGAAGATCGCCCCGGATCTCACGCCCGAGGCGGTGGACGAGGTGGTGGACGTGGTGCGCGCGTGCGGGCTGGCGGGAATCATCGCCACCAACACGACCATCGCGCGGCCCTTCGAGCACCTGGTGGCGAAGGAGGCCGGTGGCCTCTCCGGAGCGCCCGCGCGCGAGCCGGCCAACGCCGTCATCCGCCGGGCCTACGCGCGCAGTGGAGGTGCCCTGCCCATCATCGGCGTGGGCGGCGTCTTCACCGCCGAGGACGTGTACGAGAAGCTGCGGGCTGGCGCCTCGGTGGTGCAGGTGTACACGGGCTTCATCTACGAGGGCCCGGGCATGGTGCGCCGGTTGCTCGAGGGCCTGGGCCCGTTGCTGGCCCGGGACGGCTTCCGCTCGGTACGCGAGGCCATCGGCGCGGACCACCGCGTGTCCCCGCCGGCCGCCCTGCCCCAGCGCGAGCCCGTGCGTCCCCAGGCCTGA
- a CDS encoding helix-turn-helix transcriptional regulator: MPPSSRRPRHRILTLAALGARELPLHVSHIASRTLSSSHEPVVATFALFFLVTGGKGCGRHLELVDVHPGELHFIPAGVEIHALNVGELEGWLVAFDPTLLSSLETEPPGRAPVTGGPSVADLASSIAVRWSFRLLLGEARRQRLERLIAALDAELRERQWGFERATSALFTLLLTELQRGAREHASGPLPSPGRLVREVLAFVAAHSLEPISLADVSAAVDRTPSYVATAVREETGLTVGDWLREHRMAEARRRLLETTASVESIASQVGYSDATSFVRGFRRVHGMTPRAWRERHRQGGG; this comes from the coding sequence ATGCCACCCTCTTCCCGAAGGCCGCGACACCGTATCCTCACGCTGGCGGCGCTCGGCGCCCGGGAACTCCCGCTCCACGTCAGCCACATCGCCAGCCGCACGCTCTCGTCCTCGCACGAGCCGGTTGTCGCCACCTTCGCGCTCTTCTTCCTCGTCACCGGCGGCAAGGGATGTGGCCGCCACCTGGAGCTGGTGGACGTGCACCCGGGGGAACTTCACTTCATCCCCGCGGGGGTGGAGATCCACGCCCTCAACGTGGGTGAGCTGGAGGGCTGGCTGGTGGCCTTCGACCCCACGCTGCTGAGCTCCCTGGAGACGGAGCCGCCGGGCCGCGCCCCGGTGACAGGAGGGCCTTCGGTGGCGGACCTGGCGAGCAGCATCGCCGTCCGGTGGTCCTTCAGGCTCCTGCTGGGTGAGGCACGGCGCCAGCGGCTCGAGCGCCTCATCGCCGCGCTCGACGCGGAGCTGCGCGAACGGCAGTGGGGCTTTGAACGCGCGACGAGCGCCCTGTTCACGCTGCTCCTGACGGAACTCCAGCGCGGGGCGCGCGAGCACGCGTCCGGACCTTTGCCATCGCCGGGCAGGCTGGTGCGGGAAGTTCTCGCCTTCGTCGCGGCCCACAGCCTGGAACCCATCTCCCTGGCGGACGTGTCGGCGGCGGTGGACCGGACGCCGTCGTACGTCGCCACGGCCGTGCGCGAGGAGACCGGGTTGACCGTGGGCGATTGGCTCCGCGAACACCGCATGGCCGAGGCGCGGCGCCGCCTGCTGGAGACGACGGCGAGCGTGGAGTCCATCGCCAGCCAGGTCGGCTACTCGGACGCCACCTCGTTCGTCCGTGGCTTCCGGCGCGTGCACGGAATGACGCCTCGGGCCTGGCGCGAGAGACACCGCCAGGGGGGCGGCTGA
- a CDS encoding cytochrome P450 family protein, with protein MVETARVDLQREFKAPEARANPIPVYAKLRKLGPVLRSADLFGEGFVLPRYEEVVRVLKDPRFANDRRNVPGGSSLDRWWMPAIMRMLISSMVLKDPPDHRRLRNLVQKAFTPVMVENLNGRVEQITEDLLDAAARKPVVDLMEDFALPLPLTVIAEMLGVPQSDRIPFRALIAKVLDSSAVTPISFIRNYPNMLRLNSFLRKLVKLRREQPGDDLVTALVQAEEGGDRLSEDELISMVFLLLFAGHETTVNLIGNGVLELVRHPEQLQKLREQPDLIDSAIEEMLRFTNPVGIVAPRFAKEDVEIAGVPIPKGSALTLLIASANLDETAFPHADELDITRSPNRHVSFGYGIHYCLGAPLARLEARVAIPALLRRFPRLDLAVPAEKLRWRPHIGLRGLEALPLSVSLAGSAAERSAA; from the coding sequence ATGGTGGAGACAGCGCGCGTCGACCTTCAACGCGAATTCAAGGCTCCGGAGGCGAGAGCCAATCCGATCCCCGTCTACGCGAAGCTGCGGAAACTGGGGCCGGTCCTTCGCTCGGCGGATCTCTTCGGCGAGGGCTTCGTCCTTCCCCGGTACGAGGAGGTCGTCCGCGTCCTCAAGGATCCACGGTTCGCCAATGACCGCCGGAATGTCCCCGGTGGCTCCTCCCTGGACCGGTGGTGGATGCCGGCCATCATGAGGATGCTCATTTCCAGCATGGTGCTCAAGGATCCGCCGGATCACCGCCGCCTGCGCAACCTCGTCCAGAAGGCGTTCACCCCCGTCATGGTCGAGAACCTGAACGGGCGGGTGGAGCAGATCACCGAAGACCTGTTGGACGCCGCCGCCCGGAAGCCGGTCGTGGACCTCATGGAGGACTTCGCGCTGCCCCTGCCGCTGACGGTCATCGCGGAGATGCTCGGCGTCCCCCAGTCCGACCGCATCCCCTTCCGCGCGCTGATCGCCAAGGTCCTGGACTCCTCGGCGGTGACCCCCATCTCGTTCATCCGCAACTACCCCAACATGCTCCGGTTGAACTCGTTCCTCCGGAAGCTGGTGAAACTGCGCCGCGAGCAGCCGGGGGATGATCTGGTGACGGCGCTGGTGCAGGCCGAGGAAGGCGGGGACCGGCTCAGTGAGGACGAGCTCATCTCCATGGTCTTCCTCCTGCTCTTCGCCGGGCACGAGACGACGGTGAACCTCATCGGGAACGGCGTGCTGGAGCTGGTGCGGCACCCCGAGCAACTCCAGAAGCTGCGCGAGCAGCCCGACCTCATCGACAGCGCCATCGAGGAGATGCTGCGCTTCACCAACCCGGTGGGGATCGTGGCGCCGCGCTTCGCCAAGGAGGATGTGGAGATCGCGGGTGTCCCCATTCCCAAGGGCAGCGCGCTCACCCTGCTGATCGCCTCGGCGAACCTGGACGAGACGGCGTTCCCCCACGCGGACGAGCTGGACATCACCCGCAGCCCGAATCGGCACGTGTCCTTCGGGTACGGAATCCACTACTGCCTGGGAGCCCCGCTTGCCCGGCTGGAGGCCCGGGTCGCCATCCCCGCGCTGCTGCGGCGCTTCCCGCGCCTCGACCTGGCGGTGCCGGCGGAGAAGCTGCGCTGGCGTCCCCACATCGGCTTGCGTGGCTTGGAGGCGCTGCCCCTCTCCGTGTCCCTGGCCGGCTCGGCGGCTGAACGGTCCGCCGCCTAG